From Lewinellaceae bacterium:
CAATTTCTCCAATAGTGACTTCACCGAAATGAATCCCAGCTTTGAAACCAATTTCAAAGCCAAATTCATGAAATAAAACTTCTTTTTGTTCATTGAGATAATCGCGTATGTCAAAGAAGCATTTGATGCAGTTTGCCTGGTTAATCCCCTTGCCAGGTTTCCATGAAATCACGATTTCATCTCCTATGTACTGGTAGACTTCACCGAATGAATTGATGATGGGGTCTGACATAATATTGTAATAGGTATCCAGTAATTTGAAGTATTTTATGTGGCCTAGAGCTTCGGCTATTGTAGTCGAAGATTTCATGTCTAGGAACATGAAAATCCGCTTTTCAATTTTGGGTTGATGGTATTTCCCGGAAAAAAAATTTAAAAACACATGATGTCCTAAGTTTTCACTTATAGCTGAATATATCAAACAAACCATAAGCCTTACAGACAAATGAAATAAGGTGGTAAGGAAAGAGATACTTATTAGGAATCTACCCAATTTTTGCCAAGCATCAACTTCTAGCAAACTTATGCCTGTTTCGAGCGCAGATGCCACAGGAAAAAGGAGGACTATAATGACAATAAATAAGGTAAGGTAGATTAAGAATTTGTAAAAAAACTTGGCCCTCAGTGTTCGATTTGAGAATCTCTTTTCTAAATAAACCACTTCTAACCCCCCTACAATAGCTCCAACCAGGACATTTGCGAGGCTAGCAAAAATCAGCACTGGGAAGGTCAAGGCAATATCAGTATCTGGATTGAGGTTTTGGTTACGTGTTACTCCGAGCTCTGTTATATCAACTATCCATCCACTCACTAGCCAGATAATCGCGAAGGGAGTAATCCTTGAAATGTTTCTTTTCGCTTTTGGAGTTATTTTCACGTTATGCAGTAACTTCTCAATAAATGGAAATAAAACCTGTCGTCCTTACAGGACTAAACCACCACTCAACCCTATTCCAGGGCCTTAAGGCCCTGGCAACGAGCTTTCATCCCTACGGGATTTTATACAAACGGAGTTTATTGAGAACTTACCGTTATGCACAAATAGTCGTTTCATAAACTGCTAATTACGTTTGTAGCCGTTTGTAAATGAATAGGCTCCTGAGCTAAAGCAGTTCCACAAACCCACCGTTTCCTAAAACTACTCTTTTTCACCAGGATTCAATGCGAATTTGGGCAGGAAAGTGCCAGGAACTGGTTCCAGGAATCAAGTTGCCATTTACCTGGCTTTGGCCGATTTTTTGAACTTCCTGCCCCACTGAAGAGATGCCAATATGGCCGGATTTGGCTAAACTCTTGGAAATATCCGCCACATGAGATCACAGCCTTTGCCTTTTAAAGTCCAGAAAAACATGATCTGCCAGGTTTAGTGTACTTCTGATAGAAGTCCATTTATTCCAACCATTCTCTGCACTACTTCAATCACCAGCTGCTCTAGCCATACTATATGGACAAGGTATCGAACGCCCCTTGGAGATTTTTGAAACCGCCAAGTTGTAATTTCCAATCCAAAACATTAGCTTTCGACCGCTAAAAAAGTCGCCCATATCGATGGTTGAAACTATTCACATTGACGGCCTTCAAGATGCCTGCCAGCTTTCCCCGGTAAGGTGTGCTGATTTTGCAGAAGCGGAAGTTGAAAAAATAAGAAAGAGATGAAAGAAATGGGTGTTGCCATCAATGAACTACATCATAAAGCTATGGCATTGGCCGACGAGGCTTTCTATGCCAAGCGCGAAGGCGAATTGGAAGCTGCTCAATCCAAATACCTCGAAGCTTTCGAATTTGAAAAAGCAGCAGCCATGCTCCTGGTCAATGAATACAACCAGGAACCTACCAGATCTGTGCTTTTCCGCAGTGCTGCCTGCCTGATGTTGAACCTGCCTTACCCAACCAATGATCATTTCCGGCAATCTGAACGTATGGTAGCCTTTGGCCTGAGCGGAAACCCACCTGAAGAAATTGCCGAAGAACTGCGGGAGGCCTGGCGGGAGTTGATGGCCCATTTACAGCAGGAGGCGGCCTGAATGGGCTTTGCCCCCTACCCCTTCTTCCCATTTACCATCACCCCTCTATGCCGAAGGTAATTGTATAAAGTAGATTTACAG
This genomic window contains:
- a CDS encoding adenylate/guanylate cyclase domain-containing protein produces the protein MKITPKAKRNISRITPFAIIWLVSGWIVDITELGVTRNQNLNPDTDIALTFPVLIFASLANVLVGAIVGGLEVVYLEKRFSNRTLRAKFFYKFLIYLTLFIVIIVLLFPVASALETGISLLEVDAWQKLGRFLISISFLTTLFHLSVRLMVCLIYSAISENLGHHVFLNFFSGKYHQPKIEKRIFMFLDMKSSTTIAEALGHIKYFKLLDTYYNIMSDPIINSFGEVYQYIGDEIVISWKPGKGINQANCIKCFFDIRDYLNEQKEVLFHEFGFEIGFKAGIHFGEVTIGEIGALKKEIVFTGDVLNTTARIQSLCKELKSDLLISGAIKELLPHSNYQYSSKGEIELKGRNKNCLA